From Impatiens glandulifera chromosome 7, dImpGla2.1, whole genome shotgun sequence:
tatatataaggatgcttaatttttaaagtgaccgaattgtcgggtcgagagttttggttaatttggatatatatgtgagagtaaatgaatacttgagtcgaattgtgggttgacccgctcataaatttaaaacggttaaaaataaaattgaaaatgttatatgtatttttaccgtaatatttttttcacaattttttatattattactcgtgaaAATGCACGAGATACATACTAGTTGTTATTAATTATGTAACTTGCATTCTCCTAATTAAGAGAAAATATCAATGTATTGAAGATGCAGTCTAGGCTAACATTTCATGGATAGATTAGTGACCgttgtattaaaatattgataaatagttttagggtttaatttataactatatatatcttTTCACTATAATTCTTTTCCAGATATCATTTTATCATTTCTCACTTTAAAATTTCAAGAgtctttatttatctttataaatgtTCTTTGTGAGCGTTTTCGAGTTCTTGACTTGACTATTTCTCTTGAAACCATGTGATTGTGATTCAAGTATTTTGTCTAGTTCGATATTGTAGTGATTTTTCCGTGCTAAACCATTATAAGTTCTTTTGTATCCAACCACTaacgaaactctccagcacaaacggaagatgatgaaactgttttaaggaaaCTGTAATTTCACATATCTTAGAACAAACGAAaagatttttcattatttatttaataatttattgtatttattctattattattaaaaaaaaaatctttattttatttaataatttattatatttattctattattatttttttgtaataatataatatttatttgtaattgttATGAGATTAGATTTTCAACAATAACACTATAATAATCTTGTTtttgaaatatgaattaaatcttACTAATATAATAGAgttgaattttaataaatatttgttttcgtATTCATAATGTATCTTTGAAGGTAATTAAGagtagtatttttttattatcattagaaaaataataatcacaacgaatataaaacaaattcaaatatgactttataatgattaattgaatttaaaatgcaTTCAATTAAAGTGGAGCCATGATGATGGAGTTATgctaaccttttttttttcaaaattaaaaatatttatactagacaaaaaaaaatattcaattttcttattttttttcttagttaATAGATTGCagtgaattattattaattcattttttcttcttcttgatttacctaataaatataatatttaattgataaaaatcaatcaatcatataATTCAAACAAGATGCAacagttataaaaaaaaatcatttaaaatatgaataataaacaTCTTTAACTTAATATTCATAACTTCAAAtataaccaaaaataaataaatttcttcaattcaactttttttttttgaatataatttatttttataaagattttaactcattttaatatgttttgaatATAGGATGCTATCACCACTTCAATAAGGGAAATTAGAGGGTCATTCCTACCACTAACCTCAGtaattccaatttttatttttaaccttttttaaaaaatttcgaCACTTTTATTCTTActaaccattttttttctttcctctttctttcctttcctttccccATTCTGCCCGTTTTCTTTCACCCTCTCTTCCCTCGCGACGGTTCCTCTTCCCCTCCTTCACGATCGTCAACTCCCCAACGGTCGTCGGACGACTACCCCGCGACGCTGAGCCTTGTAGCAGAAACTGACTTTGGATTGTTCTCCCTGTAGCCCCGATTACTGAGGTTAGTTCGACTACTCAGTatgattttactgtttttgCATGTTGAGTATAAATGTTTTATGGTTTTAGGATTTTAGTTTAGGGTGTGGGTTGAAATGCTTAGTTAGTTctattgttttggtttgaaatgCTTTGATCCGAGgtataatttaatatgaatggtttgtgaatggggcgtggatcgtgggggtggggcgtggggggTTGTGTGTGGGGTAgtgcgtgggcttgggcgtgggggtggggcatggggcgtgggcttgggcttgggcgtgggcgtgggcttgggcgtaccacgcaatatgtaaaactaatttaataaacttattaataagcgtggataattattgtttttttataataattattgttttttagataactttgatttcttttttattttaaggaaATACAGCAACAAAAAAGGAAAAACTATTTTGTTGATTAACTCATTTATAAGTCTTATTCATCATTTTTCATGTATTGGGagaaattttatgtttatatatctGTTTCATGTATTAAGAGAAACTTATGCTCATATACATAGAGTTggatgaatataaaaaaatatttattttttaattcatattaaaatacaattgaTTGATGATAAAAAAAGATCAACAATATtaaggatataataattagtatattataaaaatgttaatatattaattatagataataaaaaaaaaaggttaatatattatatataatattgaaagagataaaaaaaaaggttaatatattatatataataaaagtaaatgttaggatataagttaatatattatatataatattgaaagagataaaaaaaagttaatattatatatatatatatatatatatatatatatatatatatatatataatattatagatataataattagtttattatatataatattgaatgaaataaaaatagttaatatattatatataataataaaaatatattaggtataatattaaaaaaaataaaaaaaaatgttatatatatattatatataataaaattatattatatataatattgaaagagataaaataatattaatatattatataataaaagtaaatatcagagatataataaattttaaaataagttaaattttagttatttgttttaacatttatattttatattaattatttttataattaaatattttatattatgaatTGAATGCAATAGATTACGTGAACTATGATTCAATAACATgagttaaaaagattaatatattaaatgttcaaataatttatatagttttgtattttgattttgaaattttatgttttataattttgattagtaacagtgatttaatgttttgaactatcatgttttttttaaattattattttgaatagttatgattgtttcatattattattttgatatatcatattttaaatattgaatatatataaaagtttgatattttaattttaaaaataaatttagtttgaatttgaattcgagctcgagtttgaaaatttaatttttgttcaaactTTTCGAGTCTAGTCGAGTTTGTAGGTAAATAATCGAGTCGAGtcaagctcgaactcgaactcaaatttataaacttgttcgagctcgagtttgaaTCGAGCTAATAAAAATCGAGTCGATCTCGAGCCGATCTCGAGCTCAAACTGATTTGAGCTCGACTCAGCTCATTTGCAACCCTACTTCCAACAATCAACAAGCTAGGAGATGCATTTATTCAACGTTTTAGTGCAAACACTGTCTAGGTTTGGACCATTGAAAGGCTGAAGCAAGTGAAGTAGGGACAGGTCTGGACCATTGAAAGGCTGAAGCAAGTGAAGTAGGGAGAACACGAAATCAATGGGGTAGAgccataatttaaaatttaaaagcaAGTGAAGTAGGGAGAACACGAAATCAATGGGGTAGAgccataatttaaaatttacctAGGCTAAACTGACGGTAGAAATATAATTGTTGTTGCTCCATTTTAATATAAGTTcgtctaattttattatgataattaacaTGATGTCTCCATATAAAAATACGTAATTTAAGATCGTTTAAATGTAGTTTCATCAAACTCAAACTATATTTGTTTCGATCGACtcaaataatgaaatattatcaattattggcttaaaaaatgtataatattatattttctctttgaatttgtcattaaaaaaattgttaaattttaagattcacaaactatatatattctataCCAAGAAAATTTATATCGAAATATTAAGAGTATATACACACAATGAATATAACACTGTagatactaataaaataaaatgacgTATAAACAACacaacttaaaatataaaaaattatacaaacctattgagaaaataatttttattctaaaacaCATAAAGTACGTGAATGAATTTTAATTGAGAGAAATACAGTACCACCTTTCATTTTAGCCCTAAAAATTATAGAAAGAGAATGGTAGGGGCTGAAAAGTTATGTAAAGAGTAATTTGGTTGTTATgtggatttatttattttttattttattttttaaaacaatttagttttattttattaaaaaaaacttaaaagagggaaaaaatacaaaagtttaagatcagatctagacaatttctagatttgacaatgaaacaataattgaattacagacaataacaataatcaattaacgcctacagcgtttttacttttattctacttgtgacattctcaaacgaaatatctcatatctagcagagttttctattctcttcattcctttcgattcctctccaggattgaatgagtgcatttccatctgaagttatatctctccaaatatcttcagcggttctacttcttccactgtgagttcttaaatttctttctttctagatattgtagattactgctccaaaataGTATTtcagcatacttacatagaaggatcttccttttgctttattcttcatccactcttggatttcttcccatatttttggaaagttgatgatgttcatgtttgcagcatacatcctccagatttttattacaaaagagcattccccaaataaatggtttatgctttcctcaactcccgaacataggacacagttgatatcagaaatgtttatatattttcgaattttgtcttttgttgtcaacattttcctgtattccagctagagaataaattggtgacgaagaataatctttggagaccataccacattatgccaatctacctcatgtcctcttgttctaaccatttcccatgcctttcctgtaataaatttctcattgctttctgttttccatcatattttatcattactttcattgagtttcttctgcctcattaggtttaggattctatcaccttctggaatacgcttcaaaagtgaatcacatctaccttcatagacgtctctaaatgagtacttgatgtattctcttttaactctattttcttgcatttcttctttgaatataatggaaatattatccagccaaggatcatgccagaatagtacccctctttcattttcaattgtggttttcaccatttaaaatacatattttcttgtttttaggattttcttcaatgaccatgtcattctttCGTTGATGTTTCGTGTCCAAATACACTTATTTGTGTTTTACTATGTATgcatttaagttttaaaattataaatgagtaCTTTTACGGTTGATATgtggataattttttttttcttttttaaacttatatatatttttttatatataatttatttaaatctttttattaatatttttttacctatcataattttataaaaatacaagataaaaaataaaaattaaagacgAGTAATAAAAATAGGattaataatgttttacttttttaatgtatataaattattaatgaataattaattttatcataattttctctaattgaataaaaaaatatagaggtttaatttgtaaagttaataaatatttaaatggtaTTAAAAAAGTTGATGTGAATGAGTTTttggattaaaaataaattactggTTAATGAGACGTATTGTAAGTTTGAGAAAGAATCTTCCGTTTGGTAGCATCGAATTAACCAACGAAACCTTCACTGCATTCTAGGACCGATGGTGCCGTGTTGATGTCAACATCGATTGTCCTCATTTTAAGAAAGACTGGATCGAGATTCTCATAAAAGGCATGAATCTACACTACTTCATGGTTGCAACCTTCTCAATTTTCACTGGCATGGCTCTAAGTCTTAATTATAGGTATTTGGAAATTTAGAGGCGAGCGGTCTACTCTTTTTGTCATTATAATAGGACAATCCTTGAGAGCAtcattacattttattatggtatttTAAAGAAGAATGGTGGGCCTTGGGTGGGTTAGTTTTGGGCCTAAACATCCGGGCCAGATATTAAGGCCCACCAAAATTTGGCCAGACCGAAAAGTCCAAACAAACACggacttaattaattttttcagttGTCTTGCTTCTCAAGAAGAAGAGGAATAATACGCCGAAGGCAAAACTCGAGCACTTTCATTTCTGTTTGAtctatctctctctctatcGGCTTATCGAGCAACAGGTGAATTTGTATCAGTTAATTTCATTCCATTTCTGTTTGTTCACGTTCTTCGTTTGATCACTGCATTTGCATAATGGATTCATCAATGCTTTATTCATTCACTTCAACTGTTAATTACTGATGATGCtgaactttttcttttcttcactcttgtttgtttatttacaCGTTCTTCGTTCAATTTATATGCAGATTTTCTATTCTTAGCGAAATTGAAGATGTTTCTTACAAGGTTAGGCCGTTTTCACTGCGGATCTTGTCTAGGGTTTTTGTGAAGAAATCTTCTAACTAATGATTATTTCCGTGTTAAATATTGTAACAGGACTGAGTACGACAGAGGTGTCAACACCTTCTCCCCGGAGGGACGATTGTTCCAGGTTGAATATGCTATTGAGGCTATTAAGGTGAGTTAGAGAGCTGATATTATCATTTGCTTAAACATCTGTATAATAAGATCTGGTCGTGAATCTACTTTTCTTGatcatttttatgattttatcgTTTTAGCTAAGAGAGTTTTTTACATTGTCATGACTATAACAGCTTGGTTCCACTGCAATTGGGATAAAGACTAAGGAAGGTGTTGTGCTTGCCGTTGAGAAGCGCATCACTTCTCCACTTCTGGTATTTGTTGAACTCCATCTAGCTAGAATACTGAGATATCCATGTTCGTGTTGCATTTACAGTATTTGCATTTGGATTTGTCAATATCATTTGTTTCTTGTTCATGTAGGAACCAAGTAGTGTGGAGAAGATAATGGAGATTGACGAACATATTGGATGTGCAATGAGTGGATTAATTGCTGATGCACGTACACTTGTTGAACATGCTCGAGTTGAAACTCAAGTAACTGTTATTCTCTATAATCAATAATGACTTATTGAACAGTATAATGACATGATAATATAATCCTAATATCTTTTTTTCTGTACTTCAATAGAATCATAGGTTCTCATATGGTGAACCCATGACTGTTGAGTCTACTACTCAAGCTCTATGTGATTTGGCATTGCGGTTTGGTGAAGGAGATGAAGAATCTATGGTAAACCTCCTCTTTGTTTTGGAAGCGTCCTTGATGCATACATGTTTTAGACAAATTAAGTGAATGCTCGTACAAATTAATAGGACTAAAATTCTCTTGATTAATAgcttcatttgttattttattctaattgaTAAAGCTCCCTAGCATGGTTTCTTAGCTGCTTTTGGAAACACAGCTTCAATTCATTAAAGTGATATACTGTCCTGAATAAGATGTGATGATTACATCTTTCCTAATTACTGTGGATCATCACTTAGACACTGATGTGTAAATGTTCTACTTTGTGGTATGTCTTCATGAAAGATGATGGTAGAGGATAGGCATAATACATAGACATCATGTGTCAACTGTAGAATGATAGGCCtcttatgataaataaaagggGATCATTTCTCATTACTATTAGTTCATATTTCATCCATCTGACTGTCATGTACACGTGGAGAAAATAGTTGGTCATCTGGTTTGTTTGCCAACTGTTAAGTTTATGTTTTGCATTTCTTTCATGACTACCAATAACATATTTGGCATCAGAATTGAAGAGATTATTTAGTCCTGATTTTTCTTAGAGTGATTATTCTGGTATGATTCTATAGAAGAATTAGGGTTTAGTAGGATAGAATTGTGAAGAAAGGGGAGGAGTGACTAGAAAAATCTGATATGATTGAACTTCATTCTCAATTCATAAAATCTGCATATCTTTTCCATAGATCCTTAGCTTTATTTATTATAGCATATAGGTCAAGAAATTATTTGTAACTATTGCATAACAAACAGTGAGCGGGCCATATCTAACTGGCCAGATTTGTAACTAATTATTTCTAGAAGATGAATTTGGATTGTCCATTGTCGTGTATGATGAATCGTCTAACCATAGATCCTAACCTTGTACTATTTCAGGGTAGTGAATGTTGTTTATCCTATCCTTGCATTTTTCCATAAAAATGTGAACACATGTATATAACGTAACTATTTACAAAACAGCAATAACAAGATAAACATTGTTCTCTTTGGAGTTTATTTTCTCctaatttgaaattttcataGACCATCATTCTCTTTAATTAGAAGATTTGATCAACTCCAATTCAAAATGATCTGGGGCTAATATGCTCTTTATCCTTTTGGCTTATACATGTATGCCTCCTTGTTGTTCTTTACTCATGATGTATGTCCAAGTTCAGTCTCTTTACATGGTTATGTTTCTCTGTTTCTATAAACCTTATTTCAAGTCACTGGTTAGGTGCATTTCTTAATGTGGAACTGTTCCTCATGATTACCATTGCCTTAGCTACATTTATATTTGCGTATGTTTCTAACGTGTGCTatcttcttttgttttttcaGTCTCGTCCATTTGGAGTGTCACTTCTCATTGCTGGTCATGATGAGAATGGACCTAGCTTGTAAGTGCAATTTTATCTCAAGATCTGTTCTTTAACTCTCATTACTTAAGCCTTTTCCTTTTCTTCATGTGTCATTATTTAAGtctcaaaaataaatgtttgaataaaccaaatgaaaatatctgAATTTTAAGGAATTAGTatgtaagttgatttgataaaatgtagAACTAATATCTAAAATACATAAAGAATAGTTTACCCATATAGTAAAGAATTGATTAAGTTAGAGGGGTTAAGGTTGTTTCGTGTACACTCTTTCTATATGATTGAGTTAAGTCATTCATAGGTAAATCTATATTATCAAATGAACTTAATTCAAGTAAGCACTTAGCTGTTTAGATTAATTCAGAAGCTGTGTTATCAGTTCCTAAATCTAGATTTTGTGTTGTTGATGCACCAACTTAGTCCATGGGGTTGCATTATTTTCTTGTACAGAATGTAGCATTGAACTCTTCATAATTGACAAAAGTTGGTTAACTAGTTCCTTTTCTCTTTGAAGAGCAAATATTCTTCATGTTGTCCAAACTGTTTGAAGTGTTCATGTTTGCAtcttaaagtttatttttttatggtaAATGCACCTTCCACCTTACATAGACATTCCCGTCTTTGTATAAACCATCACTTCTTAGCTTTTATCATGTAAATTTGTTCTTGTGAACTGGTGACCTATTAGTACTGAATTCCATTGGGGGTTGGATGTATCTGACTGGGATATAGCTGGTCAAACATGAGATATATAAGAAGTATAATTCAATTTACATTTCAATTCTTATATTTGGAAAAAATCATAGAATTatataagaattgaattgtaatagTGGAACTGGATTTTACAATTTGAAGACTTGAGTTTAATTCCGAAGTAAAAATAGTGGAATTGAAATTtccaaaatcatatataaatttatcaaaaaacaATTGATTTGGAATTGTTCCCACAATTCTAATACCATCTCCATTTCCATCCTAAACCAGACATAGCCCCAATGTTATATCTGCCTGCAAGTGTTGCTCATTTGTCTCTTCAACCATTAAAATCAGAAATCATTTGtatacttaattttgaaaaaaaggaaaaaaaaatggtttaaatCCAGACGATGAAACTTTGGGCGGTGTGGCAGGTACTATACCGATCCATCTGGGACATTCTGGCAGTGTAATGCTAAAGCTATTGGTTCTGGTTCAGAAGGTGCAGATAGCTCGTTGCAGGAACAATTCAACAAGGTTTCTTTTTCTATCCATCTTTCTAAATGCGATTGCAATATTCCATTTTATATTTGGTTGATGACATACATGCCTTTTTGAAAAGTGATATTTTGTCAGTCATAATCACAATATAAGTGATTTTGATTGTATATGGAAAAACGTGATTGAATTTTTCTTAGTAaacaatagttttttttttatcattttttattttttccatacCAAATAGGTTGTCTTGTTCTTGTACAGGATCTTACACTTGCAGAAGCTGAAACTATAGCTCTTTCAATCCTGAAGCAAGTTATGGAAGAAAAGGTAAGTGTCCTCCCAGCCCATTTATTTGGTAAATTAGTAAAGTGTCCAAAAAAACAACTTTATCTTATTACAAGGATAAAATAGTCTGATATTTTCACATTTCTTTTATCGAATTCAGGTGACACCCAATAATGTTGACATTGCAAAGGTTTCACCTACTTACCACTTGTACACTCCTTCTGAGGTTGAGGCGGTTATTACCCGTTTGTGATTTCGAATAGTTTCTGAGGTCAATCTCCAACTATCTTTTCATTTTCATGTTTGTACCCcgaaaattatgaatgaaacgGAGCTATATGTTGCGAGGaggaatattatatataacttaaatatcTCTGCTTTGTTTTGGAATTCTTTCAGGTAATGAACTTAATTTTCTATCATCTGAAATTATCTTTAATTGTAGAAAACTGGTATTTTGTTGCCCTCCCTTCAACTTTCAATcagatttttatttgttattttcctTGTGTTGGTATTTATTTTACCATTACATATTGGCTCATTTGGGAACATTTTTTATTTGGGTTTGGACTTAAAAATgtcaatttaattaaacaaaaactcATAACACTCTATTATCCAAATGcttttagataataaatttttttaagaattggattttttgaatgggaagaaaaaaataaaataatgttgtttATGAAATGGTgtaatacttttttttcttctaattatagtaatatttttaattaatccaTAACTCTGGTTGGTGTAgctttttatattgaaaaaatattaaataattccaAACTGAAAAACTACAAAAGTTTATGATTATTAGTTAAAACAggtaattatattttgttggaCCTTTCTAAAATTATCttagttttgtttaaaaataatttatgtatattaaaaattataaaaattgttttttttttcagaacaGCTTGATTAACTTCACAATCTTGAATATTAATTCTTTATAAGTAtaatgttttccaaaaaaaataatatttatctctATTTTAACATGGTATCTCATTCCTGTTTTTGTTCTTGCCTACCAAATATTTTTACTCTAACTATGGATGGAGgtcttataaatttattattatattttttaataatttatttttaatgttgatgtttttttttttccagttATCATATTCTCGTTATTTCTTTTTGTGTTGTTTTATCCCAAACTGTCCAtgctaatataattatattggaattatattggattttgttGATAATTAGTCATCAGTACTGTCATTCCTCGAGTAATATTGAAGTTTTTTCGTTAGTTGACGATTAAATATCGATTTGGTTTGGTCAGTTATAAAATCGGTTAGATAGGTTTAGTTTAatcgttaaaaaaaataaatatatatatat
This genomic window contains:
- the LOC124910661 gene encoding proteasome subunit alpha type-5, translating into MFLTRTEYDRGVNTFSPEGRLFQVEYAIEAIKLGSTAIGIKTKEGVVLAVEKRITSPLLEPSSVEKIMEIDEHIGCAMSGLIADARTLVEHARVETQNHRFSYGEPMTVESTTQALCDLALRFGEGDEESMSRPFGVSLLIAGHDENGPSLYYTDPSGTFWQCNAKAIGSGSEGADSSLQEQFNKDLTLAEAETIALSILKQVMEEKVTPNNVDIAKVSPTYHLYTPSEVEAVITRL